Part of the Spinacia oleracea cultivar Varoflay chromosome 5, BTI_SOV_V1, whole genome shotgun sequence genome, gtacaacctttgtggattgagcGTTGTATCGGAGCTTCGGATGGCaaatttcctaccacaataacaaacTTTGTTAGGTACTCTAAtgtatgtggactcattgtgtgtggatgatgatttggatacaaaactcatgacacaaatctaatgaaattagcaaagcagAGCAAAGCAAAACAACATCTAAATGACAAGAAACATTCAGAAAATGGGTTTTTATAGCCAAGCAAGACCAACGGCTACTTTTCAAATatcaaaaactagccgttggaacaCCAGAATACCTATTTctaagtttggggcatttggtgaaataagtttgataataggggtatttggtgaaataagtttaaaaAAAAGGGGCATTtgaaactaggctaacggcggactaacggaccgttatcagtaagggtattttgggtattaagtcatttgtcaggggtatttggtgaattattggaacttgatgggcatttggtgaattacatcaaaactcaggggcatttcatgaaatatccgaatATTTTATGCACTCCATACTTTCTCCGACGGGATATGCTCCGTACttaacttttttaattcaacaaaattgCCGACGGCCCGCCTAATTCAAGTGGAAGAACGCAGCAAGTTGGGAATTTGGGATTTTGTATCACATCACCGTCCATGGCCACCACCACCACGGGTGGTTtgcaattaaaaaatataagaagTTGAGACGTGGGTTTCTGGGTTCCGATCCCAACGGTGGGCACCTTTTtgcaattattttttaataaaactaCCGCCTTTGTAGTTTTCAGCTACAATGTACAAGAAAAACTCCCAATTTAGACGTTACTTCTGCAAATTCACACCAATTTTCGCAGAAAAATATATTTCCAGCACACCCCCATATCAGATTGCACATGGGGTTTATGACCATCTTCTAAGATTATGCTTGGAACAATGTGGCAAAGTCAAGAGACGCCAAGTGTTCGATGAAATGCCTCAGAGAATATCCCAAGCTTTTTATGCTTGTAAAGTTATCCATGCTCGGAGCTTGATCTTGGGGTTTGGGTTAAATGGGAAGTTGGGAAATGCAATTCTGGATTTGTATGCTAAATGTGGTAATGCAGGGTATACGAAAAGAGTTTTTGAGAGGTTGGAGTTGAGGGATGTACAGGGGTGGAATTCAATCATGTCACTGTATTTGAGAAGTGGGTTGTTAGATAGAGTTGTGGAGTTATTCGGATCAATGCGGGATTTGGGTGTGGTTCCGAATCCGTTTTCTTATGCCATTGTGTTGTCTGCTTGTGGTAGGATGATGCTGATTGAATTTGGGAAGCAAGTACACTGTGATGTTATAAAGATGGGTTATTTGTGTCATTCGTTTTGTGAAGGTTCTTTGACTGATATGTATGTTAAATGCAATGCTTTAGGTGATGCGAGGCGTATGTTTGATCAGTTGTGCAGTCCGAGTTTGGTTTCATGGACTGCCATGATTACAGCTTATGTTCAGATGGGTTTACTTGATGAGGCACTTAAAGTGTTTGAATGTATGCAAAGTTTAGGTTGTGTTCCTGATCACGTGGCATTTGTGACCGTGATTAGTGCATTTGTTAATGATGGAAGGTTGGACAAGGCAAGAGAGTTGTTTACCCAAATGCCTCTTCCAAGTACTGTAGCTTGGAATGTTATGATTTCTGGGTATGCAAAAAGAGGCAACGAGGCAGAAGCTGTAAATTTCTTCCTAATGATGAGAAAAATGGGTGTACCATCTTCTCGTTCTACTTTAGGAAGTGTTTTAAGTGCCACTGCTAGCTTGAAGCGTCTTGACATTGGATTACCAGTTCATGCTCAGGCACTTAAGCAAGGGCTTGACCGTAATGTTTATGTTGGAAGTTCTCTATTAAATATGTATGCCAAATGTCATAAGCCAGAGTCTGCAAGGCAAGTTTTTGATTCCTTGGACCAGAGAAACATTGTGTTGTGGAATGCATTGCTTGGGGGCTATGTACAGAACGGGTTTGCTAGTGAGGTAGTTGAATTGTTCATGGACATGAAAGATGGTGGTTTGCAAGCCGATGAATTTACGTATACCAGCATTTTGAGTGCATGTGGTTGCTTGAAAAGGCTGGATTTCGGAAGCCAATTGCATTCTGTGATAATTAAGACCAACTTTGAATCAAACTTATTTGTAGGCAATGCATTGGTTGATATGTATGCTAAATCAGGAAGTTTAGCAGAAGCAAGGCAGCTTTTTGAGACTATAAAGGGTAGGGATAATGTTTCGTGGAATGCAATTATCGTTGGGTATGTCCAAGAGGAAGAAGAGGATGAGGCTTTTGGCTTGTTTCGGAGAATGATATCTGATGGTACGCCAGCAGATGAGTTTGCAATGGCAAGTATACTCAGCGCTTCTGCTAATTTGAAAAATCTTGCCAGAGGAAGACAGTTACATTCTTTATCTGTGAAATATGGCTTAGCAACTAGCCTTTTCGCAGGAAGCTCCCTTATTGATATGTATGTCAAGTGTGGGGTGACAGAGACTGCACGCGAGGTTTTTTATCGGATGCATAAGTGGAGTGTGATTTCTATGAATGCTTTGATTGCTGGACTTTCTCAGGACAATATGGAGGAGGCAGTAAAAATCTACAAGCTTATGCTGGCCGAAGAACTATGCCCATCCGTAATCACTTTTGCTAATCTTTTAGGTGCATGTCAAAGCCCTTGCAGATTTAATCTAGGGAGGCAAATCCACTGCCTCTTGCTAAAGAAAGGGATCCTGTATGACGATGGATACTTGGGTCTATCTCTATTGGGTATGTACATGGATTCCCATAGCAATGAAGATGCCAATAAACTTTTCTTGGAGTTCCCTGAACCAAAGAGTGCAATACTGTGGACATCTATGATATCCGGTTTAAGTCAAAATAATTGCCACGAAGTGGCTTTGGGGGTTTATAGAGAAATGCGTAGCTATAATGTTTTGCCTGACCAAGCAACATTTGCTAGCATTCTCAAAGTTTGCTCTTTTTTAACCTCATTGAGAGATGGTACTGAAATCCACTGCTTTGTTTTGCGCTCTGGCTTTAATTCAGACGTGTTAGTTTGTTGTGCTATTATAGATATGTATGCCAAATGCGGAGATGTGAGAAGTTCTGTGCAGGTTTTTGAGGAAGTAGACAGTAAATTGGATGTCATTCTATGGAATTCGATTATAGTAGGATTAGCTAAAAATGGTTATGTAGAGGATGTACTAAAGATGTTTGGTGAATTAATGAAGTCACATGTAAATCCTGATGAGGTGACATTCCTGGGTGTTCTTAGTGCTTGTAGTCATGGAGGCAAAATAAGTGAAGGCCGTCATGTCTATAATATGATGGTTAACCAGTGTGGTATTCAGCCAAGAAACGATCATTGTGCCTGTATGATTGACCTTTTTGGTCGATGGGGTTTTCTTGAGGAAGCAGAGGGCTTTATCGAAAAGCTGCAGTTTGAACCTGATGCTAAGATTTGGGCCTCATATCTTGGTGCCTGCAAATTACATGGAGATGATGCAAGGGGAAAGAGAGCAGCAGAAAAACTGATTGATCTGGACCCTCATAATTCATCAGCATACATTTTGCTTTCAAGTATACATGCTTCCTCAGGTAATTGGAGTGAGGTTGATTCTTTGAGAAGGCAGATGAAAGAAAAACGTGTCTTAAAGTTTCCTGGAGCTAGCTGGATTGATAGTGTGGAGGATAAAGTTCATAACTTGCATTAATGTATTGGTGATCACTGGTGTGAGGCTGCTTTTTTTCCAATgcttatgttgtatatagtatATACTCCCTCTGAGGTACGAATCTGATTCCAATAgcagatgtcgtatgacttttaattaatgaattgaAAAATACTCAGCTGCAGGTGGGAATGTTGTTTGAATAGGGCATGTTATTATGTCATGTTTACTTTGTGTTTGTGTGTGATTTTGTAATTAGTCCAGGACAAATTTAGAGGcttcttttttgtttcttttttagaaagttttgGAGCTTATGTGTTAGTGTCTAACTGTTTTCAGTTATCAAAATTTAATAGAAATGGAATTGTCAAAACTCAAAGCAAAAATAATGAATTTGCAGGACCTGGTTGCTCCTCCATGGGAGGTGGTGCATTTACAGAACTGGGATCATTCTTCCACAAGGGTGATGGAAGAGGCCTAAGGCGAAATTTGATGTCATGGAATAAAAGGTTTAAATTtgaaaacttttttttaaagtttaacTCATGTTTTGTGCTGTTGAATACTGCATTAGTTTCCAGACATTTTGTGGTGTTATATCCTGTGATGGTGATTTCGTTGTTTGCAGCGTCGAATCTCCTGTTTGTTGAGTCGCCTGCTGGAGTGGGATGGTCGTATTCGAACACTTGATCTGATTATAATACCGGGGATGCAACCTCTGGTATGACTATAATCATTTTCTTACGTTCCGGCCAAattttgtttgtatgttgtgatTCTGCAAGTATCATGCTTGTTTCTGATGTAAGATGTTCAACTTTTTTGACATGACAGCTAAGGATATGCTCACATTTTTAGTGAATTGGTGGCTGAAGTTTCCTGAATTCAAATCTCGGGATCTGTTTCTTACTGGGGAGAGCTATGCAGGTTCGTTCTTAGCTAGCTTGCAtctatttcatgtttttgcagCATGAAAAACTCCACTGAATTCTCTGTTTAATACTTACTGAGCTATGTGACAAGGGAGAATTGGATTATGATATTCTGCTGTCCTAGTTGATTGGGATGCTTTGCCTTAACCATGCTCACCTGGAATTCTGGAAACCTCTTGTATAAACAGCTCTTATCCGATTCTTCTTTATCTTAGTTTTGTGAGGTGAAAAGAACGAAGCCTAAAGGATACTGATTGTGTCCCAACTACTAGCTTTGACCGTTACTTTCTGCTCTCTTCGTGTTTTACTTTACCCTTAGATTCCTGGTCTATACTCTATACTGCAGGGCACTACATACCACAacttgctgttgctgttgctgttgctgttgctgttgctgtgttGGATAATAATGCTCGTTCAAAGAACTCAAAGCTCAACTTGAAAAGACTTT contains:
- the LOC110784632 gene encoding pentatricopeptide repeat-containing protein At3g09040, mitochondrial isoform X1, with the translated sequence MYKKNSQFRRYFCKFTPIFAEKYISSTPPYQIAHGVYDHLLRLCLEQCGKVKRRQVFDEMPQRISQAFYACKVIHARSLILGFGLNGKLGNAILDLYAKCGNAGYTKRVFERLELRDVQGWNSIMSLYLRSGLLDRVVELFGSMRDLGVVPNPFSYAIVLSACGRMMLIEFGKQVHCDVIKMGYLCHSFCEGSLTDMYVKCNALGDARRMFDQLCSPSLVSWTAMITAYVQMGLLDEALKVFECMQSLGCVPDHVAFVTVISAFVNDGRLDKARELFTQMPLPSTVAWNVMISGYAKRGNEAEAVNFFLMMRKMGVPSSRSTLGSVLSATASLKRLDIGLPVHAQALKQGLDRNVYVGSSLLNMYAKCHKPESARQVFDSLDQRNIVLWNALLGGYVQNGFASEVVELFMDMKDGGLQADEFTYTSILSACGCLKRLDFGSQLHSVIIKTNFESNLFVGNALVDMYAKSGSLAEARQLFETIKGRDNVSWNAIIVGYVQEEEEDEAFGLFRRMISDGTPADEFAMASILSASANLKNLARGRQLHSLSVKYGLATSLFAGSSLIDMYVKCGVTETAREVFYRMHKWSVISMNALIAGLSQDNMEEAVKIYKLMLAEELCPSVITFANLLGACQSPCRFNLGRQIHCLLLKKGILYDDGYLGLSLLGMYMDSHSNEDANKLFLEFPEPKSAILWTSMISGLSQNNCHEVALGVYREMRSYNVLPDQATFASILKVCSFLTSLRDGTEIHCFVLRSGFNSDVLVCCAIIDMYAKCGDVRSSVQVFEEVDSKLDVILWNSIIVGLAKNGYVEDVLKMFGELMKSHVNPDEVTFLGVLSACSHGGKISEGRHVYNMMVNQCGIQPRNDHCACMIDLFGRWGFLEEAEGFIEKLQFEPDAKIWASYLGACKLHGDDARGKRAAEKLIDLDPHNSSAYILLSSIHASSGPGCSSMGGGAFTELGSFFHKGDGRGLRRNLMSWNKSVESPVC
- the LOC110784632 gene encoding pentatricopeptide repeat-containing protein At3g09040, mitochondrial isoform X2; amino-acid sequence: MYKKNSQFRRYFCKFTPIFAEKYISSTPPYQIAHGVYDHLLRLCLEQCGKVKRRQVFDEMPQRISQAFYACKVIHARSLILGFGLNGKLGNAILDLYAKCGNAGYTKRVFERLELRDVQGWNSIMSLYLRSGLLDRVVELFGSMRDLGVVPNPFSYAIVLSACGRMMLIEFGKQVHCDVIKMGYLCHSFCEGSLTDMYVKCNALGDARRMFDQLCSPSLVSWTAMITAYVQMGLLDEALKVFECMQSLGCVPDHVAFVTVISAFVNDGRLDKARELFTQMPLPSTVAWNVMISGYAKRGNEAEAVNFFLMMRKMGVPSSRSTLGSVLSATASLKRLDIGLPVHAQALKQGLDRNVYVGSSLLNMYAKCHKPESARQVFDSLDQRNIVLWNALLGGYVQNGFASEVVELFMDMKDGGLQADEFTYTSILSACGCLKRLDFGSQLHSVIIKTNFESNLFVGNALVDMYAKSGSLAEARQLFETIKGRDNVSWNAIIVGYVQEEEEDEAFGLFRRMISDGTPADEFAMASILSASANLKNLARGRQLHSLSVKYGLATSLFAGSSLIDMYVKCGVTETAREVFYRMHKWSVISMNALIAGLSQDNMEEAVKIYKLMLAEELCPSVITFANLLGACQSPCRFNLGRQIHCLLLKKGILYDDGYLGLSLLGMYMDSHSNEDANKLFLEFPEPKSAILWTSMISGLSQNNCHEVALGVYREMRSYNVLPDQATFASILKVCSFLTSLRDGTEIHCFVLRSGFNSDVLVCCAIIDMYAKCGDVRSSVQVFEEVDSKLDVILWNSIIVGLAKNGYVEDVLKMFGELMKSHVNPDEVTFLGVLSACSHGGKISEGRHVYNMMVNQCGIQPRNDHCACMIDLFGRWGFLEEAEGFIEKLQFEPDAKIWASYLGACKLHGDDARGKRAAEKLIDLDPHNSSAYILLSSIHASSGNWSEVDSLRRQMKEKRVLKFPGASWIDSVEDKVHNLH